The following proteins are encoded in a genomic region of Takifugu rubripes chromosome 9, fTakRub1.2, whole genome shotgun sequence:
- the prr5l gene encoding proline-rich protein 5-like isoform X1, which translates to MCLKPEGVFFSLCLWKFQPPHILKLGGSLGKSHRLLVNVELHSHSSLQEEGGVCPSDVLFVKPGCMMGSFRRPRPRFMSSPVLSDLARFHASSPAVQISNTSVWNSVQSAVIKVFEGRELQANELYTLNESIRWLLKTEMGSFITDYFQNQLLTRGLSDVLDQVLVHSGDEQLTILADAWVRFFTDVLPTLQAIFYPVQGQELTVRQMALVAFRDLVLLKLHLEDTLGTAAYVPPAVTQMLLVLQGVHESGGPSLEYYQLERLVELVVSPYLSNHLHNRSHLLLDSGPLHSSGSLLSNLSQPEITITQHHTSSESSSLAPLVEQEGEAYLEKSGGVRRHTVANVNSDVQLLSASRRIHAGMDEGSVIGGDEGCVRILSPRPFSSQPDMVESPRGGVIC; encoded by the exons ATGTGCTTGAAGCcagaaggtgtttttttttctctctgtctttggaAGTTTCAGCCTCCACATATCCTGAAACTGGGGGGAAGTCTTGGCAAATCTCACAGGCTTCTGGTCAATGTGGAGCTCCATTCTCATTCTTCactgcaggaagagggaggTGTCTGTCCATCTGATGTCCTGTTTGTCAAG CCAGGGTGCATGATGGGATCCTTCCGCCGGCCCAGGCCTCGGTTCATGAGCTCTCCAGTGCTGTCGGACCTCGCCAGATTCCACGCCAGCTCTCCTGCTGTGCAGATCTCCAACACCAGCGTGTGGAACAG tgTCCAATCAGCTGTGATCAAGGTGTTCGAgggcagagagctgcaggcCAATGAGCTCTACACCCTCAACGAGAGCATCAG GTGGCTGTTGAAGACAGAGATGGGCTCCTTCATCACCGACTACTTCCAG AACCAACTGCTGACCCGAGGTCTTTCCGATGTCCTGGACCAGGTCCTGGTCCACTCTG GTGATGAGCAGCTCACCATTCTGGCCGACGCGTGGGTCAGATTCTTCACAGATGTTCTTCCCACCCTCCAGGCCATCTTTTACCCCGTCCAG ggtCAGGAGCTGACAGTGAGGCAGATGGCTCTGGTGGCCTTTAGAGACCTAGTCCTGCTGAAGCTCCACCTGGAGGACACTCTGGGAACTGCAGCTTATGTCCCTCCAGCTGTCACACAGATGTTGTTGGTGCTGCAG GGTGTCCATGAGTCTGGTGGCCCAAGTTTGGAGTATTACCAGTTGGAACGTCTGGTTGAGCTGGTTGTGTCTCCGTATCTAAGCAACCATCTGCATAACAGAAGCCATCTCCTGTTAG acTCTGGTCCTTTGCATTCGTCGGGGTCGTTGCTAAGCAACCTGTCCCAGCCGGAGATCACCATCACTCAGCACCACACCTCCTCCGAGTCATCATCTCTGGCCCCCCTGGTGGAGCAGGAGGGCGAGGCGTATTTGGAGAAGTCTGGAGGTGTGCGACGCCATACGGTGGCCAATGTGAACTCTGATGTTCAGCTGCTATCGGCGTCACGCAGAATACATGCTGGGATGGATGAGGGCAGCGTCATCGGAGGGGATGAGGGGTGCGTGAGGATTCTGAGTCCCAGGCCGTTCTCCAGTCAACCAGACATGGTGGAGTCTCCGAGAGGCGGCGTTATCTGCTAA
- the prr5l gene encoding proline-rich protein 5-like isoform X2 — MMGSFRRPRPRFMSSPVLSDLARFHASSPAVQISNTSVWNSVQSAVIKVFEGRELQANELYTLNESIRWLLKTEMGSFITDYFQNQLLTRGLSDVLDQVLVHSGDEQLTILADAWVRFFTDVLPTLQAIFYPVQGQELTVRQMALVAFRDLVLLKLHLEDTLGTAAYVPPAVTQMLLVLQGVHESGGPSLEYYQLERLVELVVSPYLSNHLHNRSHLLLDSGPLHSSGSLLSNLSQPEITITQHHTSSESSSLAPLVEQEGEAYLEKSGGVRRHTVANVNSDVQLLSASRRIHAGMDEGSVIGGDEGCVRILSPRPFSSQPDMVESPRGGVIC, encoded by the exons ATGATGGGATCCTTCCGCCGGCCCAGGCCTCGGTTCATGAGCTCTCCAGTGCTGTCGGACCTCGCCAGATTCCACGCCAGCTCTCCTGCTGTGCAGATCTCCAACACCAGCGTGTGGAACAG tgTCCAATCAGCTGTGATCAAGGTGTTCGAgggcagagagctgcaggcCAATGAGCTCTACACCCTCAACGAGAGCATCAG GTGGCTGTTGAAGACAGAGATGGGCTCCTTCATCACCGACTACTTCCAG AACCAACTGCTGACCCGAGGTCTTTCCGATGTCCTGGACCAGGTCCTGGTCCACTCTG GTGATGAGCAGCTCACCATTCTGGCCGACGCGTGGGTCAGATTCTTCACAGATGTTCTTCCCACCCTCCAGGCCATCTTTTACCCCGTCCAG ggtCAGGAGCTGACAGTGAGGCAGATGGCTCTGGTGGCCTTTAGAGACCTAGTCCTGCTGAAGCTCCACCTGGAGGACACTCTGGGAACTGCAGCTTATGTCCCTCCAGCTGTCACACAGATGTTGTTGGTGCTGCAG GGTGTCCATGAGTCTGGTGGCCCAAGTTTGGAGTATTACCAGTTGGAACGTCTGGTTGAGCTGGTTGTGTCTCCGTATCTAAGCAACCATCTGCATAACAGAAGCCATCTCCTGTTAG acTCTGGTCCTTTGCATTCGTCGGGGTCGTTGCTAAGCAACCTGTCCCAGCCGGAGATCACCATCACTCAGCACCACACCTCCTCCGAGTCATCATCTCTGGCCCCCCTGGTGGAGCAGGAGGGCGAGGCGTATTTGGAGAAGTCTGGAGGTGTGCGACGCCATACGGTGGCCAATGTGAACTCTGATGTTCAGCTGCTATCGGCGTCACGCAGAATACATGCTGGGATGGATGAGGGCAGCGTCATCGGAGGGGATGAGGGGTGCGTGAGGATTCTGAGTCCCAGGCCGTTCTCCAGTCAACCAGACATGGTGGAGTCTCCGAGAGGCGGCGTTATCTGCTAA